A single Mustelus asterias chromosome 4, sMusAst1.hap1.1, whole genome shotgun sequence DNA region contains:
- the hdac8 gene encoding histone deacetylase 8 isoform X3 yields MESEADAASKVWYIYTPGYIETCDSLAKVTSRASMVHSLIASYGLLKYMRVVKPRVASMEEMAMFHTDAYLEHLRKVSEDGDDDDPESAEYGLGYDCPTAEGVFDYAAAVAGATLTAAQCLMDKKYQVAINWPGGWHHAKKDEASGFCYLNDAVLGILKLRKKFDRVLYIDLDLHHGDGVEDAFSFTSKVMTVSFHKYSPGFFPGTGDVTDIGMGKGRYYAVNVPLQDGIQDELYYQICERSHQIQ; encoded by the exons ATGGAGTCTGAGGCGGACGCTGCCAGTAAAGTCTGGTACATCTACACCCCCGGCTACATCGAGACATGCGACTCCCTTGCCAAGGTCACTAGCCGG GCCAGTATGGTTCATTCTCTAATTGCCTCTTATGGATTGCTGAAATACATGAG AGTAGTCAAACCCCGAGTAGCTTCTATGGAAGAAATGGCAATGTTCCATACAGATGCCTACTTGGAACATTTACGGAAAGTGAGTGAGGATGGTGATGATGATGATCCTGAGTCTGCAGAATATGGACTAG gttATGACTGCCCTACAGCAGAGGGAGTGTTTGATTATGCTGCGGCAGTAGCTGGGGCCACTCTTACAGCTGCACAGTGCCTGATGGACAAAAAATATCAGGTGGCAATAAATTGGCCTGGGGGATGGCATCATGCAAAGAA AGATGAAGCATCTGGTTTTTGTTATCTGAATGATGCTGTGCTTGGCATATTAAAACTGCGGAAGAAGTTTGATCGAGTTTTATATATAGACCTGGATCTACACCATGGTGATG GTGTAGAAGATGCATTCAGTTTTACATCAAAAGTAATGACTGTATCTTTTCACAAGTATTCACCTGGATTCTTCCCAG GGACAGGCGATGTGACAGATATTGGAATGGGAAAAGGAAGGTATTACGCTGTGAATGTCCCTTTACAAGATGGCATTCAAGATGAACTGTATTACCAAATATGTGAAAG